From Chryseobacterium shandongense, the proteins below share one genomic window:
- a CDS encoding NHLP leader peptide family RiPP precursor, giving the protein MEFTQEQKTYAEIVQKAWEDADFKKELVSNPVETIEKLTGKKLNLPEGKKIIVRDQTDESSVYINIPAKPYHDDVELNESQLEMVAGGMETGIIKDVVDFLSSLSLYSPK; this is encoded by the coding sequence ATGGAATTCACTCAAGAACAAAAAACGTACGCAGAGATTGTACAGAAAGCATGGGAAGACGCTGACTTCAAAAAGGAACTTGTAAGTAACCCTGTTGAAACTATTGAAAAACTTACAGGAAAAAAACTGAACCTGCCTGAAGGGAAAAAAATTATAGTTCGGGATCAGACAGACGAATCGTCCGTATACATCAACATTCCGGCGAAGCCCTATCATGATGATGTTGAGCTTAATGAAAGCCAGCTGGAAATGGTAGCCGGAGGCATGGAAACGGGAATTATAAAAGATGTTGTTGATTTCTTATCCTCGCTAAGCCTTTATTCACCCAAATAA
- a CDS encoding ArsR/SmtB family transcription factor, which produces MGATKTDHFTDEQNKIAIIAKALGHPARVAIIEYLLKVNTCICGDIVNELPLAQATVSQHLKELKNAGLIKGNIEGTAICYCIDENTFAILKEYFSKIIVTVTNQKCC; this is translated from the coding sequence ATGGGAGCAACCAAAACAGACCATTTTACGGACGAACAAAATAAAATAGCGATTATTGCAAAGGCACTAGGACACCCTGCAAGAGTTGCCATTATTGAATATTTGCTTAAAGTTAACACGTGTATCTGCGGCGATATCGTTAACGAATTGCCTCTGGCACAGGCTACTGTTTCACAACATTTAAAAGAACTGAAAAATGCAGGGCTTATCAAAGGAAATATTGAAGGAACAGCCATTTGTTACTGCATTGATGAGAATACCTTTGCTATACTTAAAGAGTATTTTTCGAAAATCATTGTCACGGTTACCAACCAAAAGTGCTGTTAA
- a CDS encoding cold-shock protein codes for MQTGTVKFFNEAKGFGFISPSEGGTDIFVHSSGLNTRSIRENDQVVFDVQKGDRGLNAVNVKLA; via the coding sequence ATGCAAACAGGCACAGTAAAATTTTTCAATGAAGCGAAAGGCTTCGGGTTTATTTCTCCATCAGAAGGTGGTACAGATATATTTGTACATTCTTCGGGATTAAATACAAGATCAATACGTGAAAACGATCAGGTTGTTTTCGATGTACAGAAAGGGGACAGAGGTTTAAATGCTGTCAACGTGAAACTCGCATAA
- a CDS encoding LVIVD repeat-containing protein, with protein sequence MKKILPYIAVLTFLTVLSCRNDDNDFQDQQENGPILSSDAGTLSKRIDFGNAGVLDMKPSSGGKTVTAGNFPLVLVAEVAPPVYNGKTLRATHVTIEGNYAYVSYNTEGETYLGAIEVLNITNPNAPQLVMQAILPDTDVSSVKYDNGKLYIAGAKDIYASGASSPAFVGSMTLNGGMLTNALQQTVLTGKVGTDVTSSSTKYYAVSGATGVLAQLNKSSQQIEMSIPLNDLRALGYNNNKIVVLSGSEGVKIYDANGLNLITSFSTSSDVAEAKRTIDFIDGKLLVSEGYNGVGVYNLTSGAKLQKLSLPTQVPNVNPSDIVSNAVSVNSGRVFVANGGAGLYVYTTDNNQLKLMGSLDLTGSSNFVMSKGEYIFVATGTGGLKIIKTVAPESGAPNCSGYAVYNGSDWLNVNSGQTLEYSGTKSLQGINVNQTLTWCGALTASQSVNLNSNSTFNMYGQFYQGTQSNPWNSLNINSGALLNLKGNLTAYGHMILNSNANWKIEGNVTIFGNLTINQGSKIEFIGTNSSITIHGTVTKNGTSTITGTFTDVNNKL encoded by the coding sequence ATGAAAAAAATTTTACCGTACATCGCTGTACTTACCTTTTTAACGGTTTTATCTTGTAGGAACGATGATAACGATTTTCAGGATCAGCAGGAGAATGGTCCTATCTTGAGTTCTGATGCTGGTACTTTAAGCAAAAGAATTGATTTCGGAAACGCAGGAGTGCTTGATATGAAGCCAAGTTCCGGAGGAAAAACCGTAACAGCGGGTAATTTTCCACTTGTATTGGTAGCTGAAGTGGCGCCGCCGGTTTACAATGGAAAAACGCTCAGAGCAACTCATGTTACGATAGAAGGGAATTATGCATATGTCTCATACAATACGGAAGGTGAAACTTATCTAGGAGCCATCGAGGTTCTTAATATTACCAATCCTAACGCTCCGCAACTTGTTATGCAGGCGATCCTTCCCGATACGGATGTAAGTTCGGTAAAATATGATAACGGTAAATTATACATTGCAGGGGCAAAAGATATTTATGCTTCCGGAGCATCTTCGCCCGCTTTCGTAGGAAGTATGACACTTAATGGCGGTATGCTTACCAACGCGCTACAGCAGACTGTACTTACGGGTAAGGTAGGAACAGATGTTACTTCAAGCAGTACAAAATATTATGCTGTTTCCGGAGCAACGGGTGTTTTAGCACAGCTTAATAAAAGCAGCCAGCAAATTGAAATGTCGATTCCTCTTAATGATCTTAGAGCATTGGGATATAACAACAACAAAATTGTTGTACTCAGCGGTTCGGAAGGTGTAAAAATCTATGATGCAAATGGTCTTAATTTAATCACTTCTTTTTCAACATCTTCGGATGTGGCAGAAGCCAAAAGAACAATCGATTTCATCGACGGAAAATTACTGGTTTCAGAAGGATATAATGGAGTGGGAGTGTACAACTTAACTTCAGGCGCAAAGCTTCAGAAACTTTCTTTACCTACACAGGTTCCGAATGTTAATCCTTCGGATATTGTAAGCAACGCCGTATCCGTAAATTCAGGAAGGGTATTTGTTGCCAATGGAGGAGCCGGTCTTTATGTATACACTACAGACAATAACCAGCTTAAACTTATGGGTTCGCTTGATTTAACAGGATCATCAAATTTCGTAATGAGTAAAGGAGAATATATCTTCGTTGCAACGGGAACAGGAGGACTAAAAATTATCAAAACGGTAGCTCCGGAAAGTGGTGCTCCTAACTGCTCCGGCTATGCAGTGTACAACGGAAGCGACTGGCTAAATGTGAATTCCGGACAAACGCTGGAATATTCCGGAACAAAAAGCCTTCAGGGAATCAATGTAAACCAGACTCTTACATGGTGCGGAGCATTAACAGCTTCTCAGAGTGTTAATCTGAACAGCAATTCAACATTCAACATGTACGGACAGTTTTATCAGGGTACTCAAAGCAATCCGTGGAACTCTCTTAATATCAACAGCGGAGCGCTTCTTAACCTGAAAGGTAACCTTACAGCTTATGGACATATGATCCTTAACAGCAACGCCAACTGGAAAATTGAAGGGAACGTAACCATCTTCGGAAACCTTACGATTAACCAGGGATCCAAAATTGAATTTATCGGAACGAATTCATCCATTACAATTCACGGGACAGTTACCAAAAACGGTACTTCAACCATTACCGGAACATTTACGGATGTTAATAATAAATTGTAA
- a CDS encoding adenylate/guanylate cyclase domain-containing protein: MKRIQILSTLLFFLVLGTQKLGFFGQVSADPVKNTIPKINQNGEDFYQKGEELQNAGKYSEALHFFENSLDIYKEKGNTKGTGDALNKIGTMYYYQGKYLEAMNYFNKCASVYQKINNIKGVSSAMNNIGAIHYYLGNHLKALEYYKKAVGIQEKLGDQKIIAATTQNIGGIYLNIKDFGNAMKYYKKANTIYQKLGDNKSLAQNLNGIGEVYMKQHNFKNAHENFIKSLQIAKSLNDKQKITEVLFNLGELFRMQNEVNEARNYYNQSLETAVKINNLQYTSVSQIAIGNILLQKGKAEEARIKCEDALSMAEKLGAISVKKDACDCLYKTYKLLGNNKKALDYYEKNQAFKDSLQSEHTSNKILGMEFQQKQLLDSISFVKKEHLIQSRHKEEVEKKERQKNYIMLTLFFILIIAAGLWNRLSFMKKSREAIRVEKDNSERLLLNILPQEIADELKEKGYVDARNFSMVSILFTDFKSFTETSEKLSPQELVEEINICFKAFDSISEKYKIEKIKTIGDSYMAAGGIPQPHQDSLRNIVCAGIEMQEFMLKRKLENKTGKPVFEMRLGIHVGPIVAGIVGVKKFQYDVWGDTVNTASRMESNGMTGKVNISEYLYEQIKDEKDFSFHYRGNIQVKGKGEIKMYFVERNQETSASYAAVAFIGN, from the coding sequence ATGAAAAGGATTCAGATACTTTCAACGCTTCTCTTTTTTCTGGTCTTAGGAACACAGAAACTCGGATTTTTCGGTCAGGTAAGTGCTGATCCGGTAAAAAATACAATTCCGAAAATCAACCAAAACGGAGAAGATTTTTATCAAAAAGGAGAAGAACTACAGAATGCCGGAAAGTATTCTGAAGCACTGCACTTTTTTGAAAACAGCCTTGATATTTATAAGGAAAAAGGAAATACCAAAGGAACCGGGGATGCTTTAAATAAAATCGGGACCATGTATTATTATCAGGGGAAATACTTAGAAGCAATGAATTATTTCAACAAGTGCGCTTCAGTATATCAGAAAATCAATAATATAAAAGGTGTTTCCTCGGCAATGAATAATATAGGGGCCATTCATTACTATTTGGGAAATCATTTGAAAGCATTGGAATATTACAAAAAAGCAGTCGGAATTCAGGAAAAACTCGGCGATCAGAAAATCATTGCGGCCACCACTCAGAATATCGGAGGAATTTATCTGAACATTAAGGATTTCGGCAATGCCATGAAATATTATAAAAAAGCAAATACAATTTACCAAAAACTTGGCGATAATAAGTCTTTAGCTCAAAATCTCAACGGAATCGGGGAAGTGTATATGAAACAGCATAATTTCAAAAACGCCCATGAAAATTTTATTAAATCTTTACAGATTGCAAAATCCTTGAATGATAAACAGAAAATAACGGAAGTCTTATTTAATCTCGGCGAACTGTTCAGAATGCAAAATGAAGTGAATGAGGCACGAAATTATTATAACCAATCTCTGGAAACCGCTGTAAAAATCAACAACCTTCAATATACAAGCGTGTCGCAGATCGCTATTGGAAATATTCTTCTCCAAAAAGGAAAAGCCGAAGAAGCAAGAATAAAATGTGAAGACGCCCTTTCCATGGCGGAAAAACTCGGTGCGATAAGTGTAAAAAAGGATGCATGCGATTGCCTTTATAAAACGTATAAACTATTAGGAAACAATAAGAAAGCACTGGATTATTATGAAAAGAATCAGGCTTTTAAAGACAGTCTCCAGTCTGAACATACTTCTAATAAAATTTTAGGAATGGAATTCCAGCAGAAACAATTACTGGACAGTATTTCTTTTGTTAAAAAAGAACACCTGATCCAAAGCAGACATAAAGAAGAAGTTGAAAAAAAGGAAAGACAGAAAAATTACATTATGCTTACCTTATTTTTCATCCTGATTATCGCAGCCGGATTATGGAACCGACTTTCCTTCATGAAGAAATCACGTGAAGCAATACGTGTGGAAAAAGATAATTCCGAAAGATTACTATTAAATATCCTTCCGCAGGAGATTGCCGATGAGCTGAAAGAAAAGGGTTATGTGGACGCAAGAAATTTCAGTATGGTTTCCATCCTTTTCACCGATTTCAAATCTTTTACAGAAACTTCAGAAAAACTTTCACCCCAGGAACTGGTGGAAGAGATCAATATCTGTTTTAAGGCTTTTGACAGTATTTCTGAAAAGTACAAAATTGAAAAAATAAAAACCATTGGCGATTCTTATATGGCAGCCGGAGGAATTCCCCAGCCGCATCAAGATTCTTTACGGAATATTGTCTGTGCAGGAATCGAAATGCAGGAATTCATGCTGAAAAGAAAACTGGAAAATAAAACCGGTAAGCCGGTATTCGAAATGCGTCTGGGTATTCATGTTGGCCCTATTGTCGCTGGTATTGTGGGCGTAAAAAAATTCCAGTACGACGTTTGGGGTGACACCGTGAATACAGCAAGCCGCATGGAGAGCAACGGTATGACGGGAAAAGTAAATATCAGCGAATATCTATATGAACAAATTAAAGATGAAAAAGACTTTTCTTTTCACTATAGAGGGAATATCCAGGTGAAGGGAAAAGGGGAAATTAAAATGTATTTTGTGGAAAGAAACCAGGAAACATCGGCATCATACGCTGCTGTAGCCTTTATCGGAAATTAA
- a CDS encoding beta-1,6-N-acetylglucosaminyltransferase, which yields MQTQMNSPQTQSKTQFQDSSRQVRIAYFIMIHHKPDVFRAMFEKIYTRDQFYLIHIDRKAKEEVTEEIQLYLMQYANVFILESMNIVPGGFSMIQAELNAMEYLLNVNKDWDYFINLSGEDYPLKSQNIIRQFLTANNGRNYLFYYDQKFYRPDTLKRIQNHFTELTHKISSLIYKREFMNGVIPYIGGKWFMFTRETCTFLVNNKRVMDFEDYYLHTLLPAESFFQTVLMNTVFKDIIVNDDKRASIEISFFNKNQYPNQLIESLKSSNQLFIRKVNDKTDESILQYINESFLVPLKEIDEVERELKREDRDNNWS from the coding sequence ATGCAAACCCAGATGAACAGCCCTCAAACCCAATCCAAAACACAATTCCAGGATTCTTCCCGACAGGTACGGATTGCCTATTTCATCATGATACACCATAAACCGGATGTCTTTAGAGCCATGTTCGAAAAAATCTACACCCGCGATCAGTTTTATCTTATACATATTGATAGAAAGGCGAAGGAAGAAGTAACGGAAGAAATTCAGCTTTACCTGATGCAATACGCTAATGTATTCATTCTAGAAAGCATGAATATTGTCCCTGGAGGATTCAGCATGATTCAGGCAGAGCTTAACGCCATGGAATATCTGCTAAACGTAAACAAAGACTGGGATTACTTTATCAATTTAAGCGGCGAGGATTATCCCCTGAAATCCCAAAATATCATCCGACAGTTTCTCACCGCCAACAACGGAAGAAATTATCTTTTTTACTACGACCAGAAATTCTACAGACCCGATACTCTTAAAAGAATACAGAATCATTTTACAGAATTAACGCATAAAATTTCCTCCTTAATTTATAAAAGAGAATTTATGAATGGTGTTATTCCCTATATCGGTGGCAAATGGTTTATGTTTACGAGAGAGACCTGTACTTTTCTTGTCAATAATAAACGGGTTATGGACTTTGAAGACTATTATCTTCATACCCTTCTTCCGGCAGAATCCTTCTTTCAGACCGTCCTTATGAATACTGTTTTCAAAGATATTATTGTAAATGATGATAAAAGGGCATCTATTGAAATTAGCTTCTTTAATAAAAACCAATATCCTAATCAACTTATAGAATCACTGAAAAGCAGCAACCAGCTTTTTATCAGAAAAGTGAATGACAAAACTGATGAAAGTATTCTTCAATATATCAACGAGAGCTTTCTTGTTCCCTTAAAGGAAATTGATGAGGTTGAGAGAGAACTAAAACGTGAAGACCGTGATAACAACTGGTCTTAG
- the arsB gene encoding ACR3 family arsenite efflux transporter: MQTKLKFPDNFLTLWIFLAMFLGIGLGYFFPGIAEITDTMSSGTTNIPLAVGLIIMMYPPLAKVDYSLLPKVFQDKKAIGISLLLNWVIGPILMFVLAILFLRNEPDYMIGLILIGLARCIAMVLVWNDLAKGNREYGALLVALNSIFQVLSYSFMVWLFINILPEKLGLAHFNVTVSMADVTKSVMIYLGIPFFAGFLSRFFLVRLKGKEWYNRKFIPAISPFTLYALLFTIVLMFSLKGDVIVKLPLDVVKVAVPLIVYFLLMFFVSFFINKSLSIPYDKNASIAFTATGNNFELAIAVSIAVFGINSQQAFVGVIGPLVEVPVLILLVRVSFWLKKRYYS, encoded by the coding sequence ATGCAAACAAAATTAAAATTCCCCGACAACTTCCTGACGCTCTGGATATTCCTGGCTATGTTTTTAGGAATAGGCCTGGGATATTTCTTCCCCGGAATTGCCGAAATTACAGATACAATGTCTTCAGGAACCACCAATATCCCTTTGGCTGTAGGATTGATTATTATGATGTATCCGCCGCTGGCAAAAGTTGATTACTCATTATTACCTAAAGTTTTTCAGGACAAAAAAGCCATCGGAATTTCTTTACTGCTAAACTGGGTCATTGGTCCTATCTTGATGTTTGTACTGGCCATTCTTTTTTTAAGAAATGAGCCGGATTACATGATCGGGCTGATTCTCATCGGCCTCGCAAGATGCATTGCCATGGTTCTCGTATGGAACGATCTGGCAAAAGGCAATCGGGAGTATGGAGCATTGCTGGTAGCGCTGAACAGTATTTTTCAGGTATTGAGCTACAGCTTTATGGTATGGCTATTCATCAACATTCTGCCGGAAAAACTGGGGCTTGCTCATTTCAATGTAACGGTATCAATGGCTGATGTTACCAAAAGTGTTATGATTTACCTAGGAATTCCTTTCTTTGCCGGATTCTTAAGCCGCTTTTTTTTAGTTCGGCTAAAAGGGAAGGAATGGTATAACAGAAAATTTATTCCGGCAATCTCTCCTTTTACATTGTATGCTTTATTATTTACCATCGTATTAATGTTCAGTCTGAAAGGAGATGTTATTGTAAAGCTGCCTTTGGATGTGGTAAAAGTGGCGGTTCCTCTTATTGTATATTTTTTGTTGATGTTTTTTGTAAGTTTCTTTATTAACAAATCACTCAGTATACCTTATGATAAAAATGCGTCTATTGCGTTTACAGCTACAGGAAATAATTTTGAACTGGCCATCGCAGTATCTATTGCCGTTTTCGGGATCAATTCCCAACAGGCATTTGTAGGTGTAATTGGTCCGTTGGTAGAAGTTCCGGTTCTTATCCTGCTTGTAAGAGTAAGCTTTTGGCTTAAAAAAAGATACTACAGTTAG
- a CDS encoding DUF6428 family protein — protein MKLSEIKEILPSLENVEFQLEDGTFVPEHFHVTEVGSVIKHFIDCGGTIRKEKTVSFQLWNANDFEHRLKPSKLLNIIRLSEEKLGLEDGEIEVEYQNTTIGKYSLDFNGKNFVLINTATACLAQEACGIPAEKQKISLSELSSNSSSCCTPNSGCC, from the coding sequence ATGAAATTATCAGAAATCAAAGAAATTTTACCATCATTAGAAAATGTTGAATTTCAGTTGGAAGACGGAACTTTTGTTCCCGAGCATTTCCATGTAACGGAAGTTGGGAGCGTTATTAAACATTTTATTGATTGCGGAGGAACAATCCGTAAAGAAAAAACAGTTAGCTTCCAACTGTGGAATGCCAATGATTTTGAGCACAGGCTAAAGCCATCAAAACTTCTGAATATCATCAGGCTTTCTGAAGAAAAGCTTGGCCTGGAAGATGGAGAAATCGAAGTGGAATACCAAAACACCACAATCGGAAAATACAGTCTTGATTTTAATGGAAAAAATTTCGTTCTCATCAATACCGCTACAGCATGTTTAGCACAGGAAGCCTGCGGAATTCCTGCAGAAAAACAAAAAATCAGCTTGTCTGAACTTTCTTCCAATTCATCTTCGTGCTGTACACCTAACTCCGGATGTTGCTAA
- a CDS encoding low molecular weight phosphatase family protein: MYPTLLETIELINNKEIGTERKNILTPLVDFIQKKVDEKKEIRINFICTHNSRRSHLAQIWAQIAAAYFDVPDVICYSGGTEETALFPKVAETLTTQGFSVTKISDSTNPVYAVKYDENNHPVIGFSKKYDHPFNPVQEFAAVMTCSQADGGCPFIAGAEKRIPITFEDPKISDGTPEQARIYNERSLEIGAEMLYIFSQIKK, translated from the coding sequence ATGTATCCTACGCTATTAGAAACAATTGAGCTTATAAATAATAAGGAAATCGGTACGGAAAGAAAAAATATTCTTACTCCATTAGTTGATTTCATTCAGAAAAAAGTGGATGAAAAAAAAGAAATCCGCATTAATTTCATTTGTACTCATAATTCGAGAAGAAGTCATTTGGCACAAATTTGGGCGCAGATAGCCGCTGCTTATTTTGATGTTCCTGATGTGATTTGTTATTCGGGCGGAACAGAAGAAACGGCACTTTTCCCTAAAGTGGCAGAGACACTTACCACACAAGGCTTTTCCGTTACAAAAATTTCCGATTCCACAAATCCGGTGTATGCTGTTAAATATGATGAAAACAATCATCCCGTTATCGGCTTTTCTAAGAAATACGACCATCCTTTTAATCCTGTTCAGGAATTTGCAGCGGTAATGACCTGTTCTCAGGCCGATGGTGGTTGTCCTTTTATTGCCGGAGCCGAAAAACGTATTCCAATTACCTTTGAAGATCCTAAAATTTCCGACGGCACACCGGAACAGGCAAGGATTTATAACGAAAGAAGTCTGGAAATCGGAGCTGAAATGTTATATATCTTTTCACAGATAAAAAAATAA
- a CDS encoding NHLP leader peptide family RiPP precursor: protein MEVKTAQQVLQLVISKAWEDQTFRKELIENPVAAIESLTGAKIILPEGKELIIADQSDNSKIFVNIPAEPDLENMELSEDQLEAIAGGGQNVMGSIVDALFPKLQDLIKF, encoded by the coding sequence ATGGAAGTAAAAACTGCACAACAAGTATTACAATTAGTGATCTCTAAAGCTTGGGAAGACCAGACTTTCAGAAAAGAATTAATTGAGAATCCGGTAGCGGCCATTGAAAGCCTCACCGGCGCAAAGATCATTTTGCCGGAAGGAAAAGAGCTGATCATAGCAGACCAGTCTGACAATTCTAAAATTTTCGTAAACATTCCTGCCGAGCCGGATCTTGAAAACATGGAACTCTCCGAAGATCAGCTTGAAGCTATTGCAGGAGGAGGACAAAATGTAATGGGAAGCATTGTAGATGCACTATTTCCGAAGCTGCAAGATTTAATAAAATTTTAA
- a CDS encoding DEAD/DEAH box helicase yields MSFKNLHLINPIVRAVTEAGYSKPTEIQYSAIPHILAGKDIIGCAQTGTGKTAAFAMPILQLLKKYTPDHNEIRTLILTPTRELAIQIEENFGIYSKYLPLSQLSVYGGVSIGGQLAALRKRVDVLVATPGRLLDLAGQRHIDLSKIEILVLDEADRMLDMGFINDVNKILKMLPQKRQTLFFSATMPVNIRKFAETMLNNPVEVTVNPVSSTAKSVQQSVYFVEKNKKAGLLINILQDKDVKRSLVFTRTKHVANKLVTQLENAGIFAAAIHGNKSQAARQNALNDFKNSKINILIATDIAARGIDIDDLPRVVNYELPNVPETYVHRIGRTGRAGAEGTAISFCDAEERSDLKNIQKLIGFTMPVRQFQK; encoded by the coding sequence ATCAGTTTTAAAAACTTACATTTAATCAATCCCATCGTCCGTGCCGTAACAGAAGCGGGATATTCCAAACCTACGGAGATCCAGTATTCTGCAATTCCACATATTTTGGCAGGAAAAGACATTATCGGATGCGCGCAGACCGGTACCGGAAAAACTGCTGCTTTTGCAATGCCTATTCTTCAGCTACTGAAAAAATATACTCCGGACCACAATGAAATAAGGACTTTAATACTTACGCCAACACGGGAACTGGCAATACAAATTGAAGAAAATTTTGGAATCTACAGTAAATATCTTCCTCTATCGCAGCTCTCTGTTTATGGGGGTGTTTCTATCGGAGGACAGCTTGCTGCCTTAAGAAAAAGAGTAGATGTTCTGGTAGCTACACCAGGAAGGCTTTTGGATCTTGCAGGACAAAGACATATCGACCTGTCCAAAATAGAGATCCTTGTATTGGACGAAGCAGACCGTATGCTGGATATGGGTTTTATCAATGATGTAAATAAGATCCTGAAAATGCTTCCACAAAAAAGACAAACTTTGTTTTTTTCTGCAACAATGCCCGTTAATATCCGGAAATTTGCGGAAACCATGCTTAATAATCCTGTTGAGGTAACGGTAAATCCGGTATCGTCAACAGCAAAGAGTGTGCAGCAGTCTGTTTATTTTGTTGAAAAAAATAAAAAGGCCGGTTTGTTGATCAACATCCTGCAGGATAAAGATGTGAAGCGCTCGTTGGTTTTTACCCGTACAAAGCACGTTGCGAACAAGCTGGTTACACAACTTGAAAACGCAGGTATTTTTGCAGCGGCAATTCATGGCAACAAATCGCAGGCAGCCCGGCAAAATGCTCTGAATGATTTTAAAAACAGTAAAATCAATATCCTGATTGCTACTGATATTGCAGCAAGAGGAATCGATATAGATGATTTGCCAAGGGTGGTAAATTATGAGCTTCCGAATGTTCCTGAAACTTATGTTCATCGAATTGGAAGAACGGGAAGGGCAGGAGCCGAAGGAACAGCTATTTCTTTCTGTGATGCGGAAGAACGTTCAGATCTTAAAAATATTCAAAAACTGATTGGCTTTACCATGCCGGTCAGACAATTTCAAAAATGA
- a CDS encoding MaoC family dehydratase, which produces MVIINNYEEYKLLEGVMVGSSSWHTINQDQINRFADATLDHQWIHVDQQRAENEGPYQSTIAHGYLTLSLIPYLWKQIAEVRNVNMEINYGIENFRFGVPVKVDADVSLQATIRSVNDLRGMIKVIVGAKLLIKDELKPAYTGDVVFLYQFK; this is translated from the coding sequence ATGGTTATCATAAATAATTACGAAGAATACAAATTACTGGAAGGAGTAATGGTTGGAAGCTCTTCCTGGCATACCATTAATCAGGATCAGATCAATAGATTTGCCGATGCTACGCTGGATCATCAGTGGATTCATGTGGATCAACAGAGAGCTGAAAATGAAGGCCCATATCAATCAACAATTGCTCACGGCTATTTGACACTTTCTTTAATACCTTACCTTTGGAAGCAGATTGCAGAAGTGCGTAATGTGAATATGGAAATCAATTACGGGATAGAAAATTTCAGATTCGGAGTTCCGGTAAAGGTTGACGCTGATGTATCTCTTCAGGCCACAATAAGATCTGTCAACGACCTTAGAGGAATGATTAAGGTAATTGTCGGTGCTAAGCTTCTCATTAAAGACGAATTAAAACCGGCTTATACCGGAGATGTTGTCTTTCTTTATCAATTCAAATAA
- a CDS encoding GNAT family N-acetyltransferase, giving the protein MEIVSINKDHYPDIAEIYRQGIDTGMATFETSAPSWESWNENKLLHSRLIAFENNQALGWAAISKVSSRCVYEGVAEVSIYVSENHRGKGIGKILMEQLIKESEANGIWTLQSGMFPENEATIALHKLFGFRIVGYREKIGKLGGIWKDSVMMERRSKIVGTD; this is encoded by the coding sequence ATGGAAATCGTATCAATCAATAAAGATCATTATCCGGACATTGCTGAAATATACAGACAAGGTATCGATACGGGTATGGCAACGTTTGAAACTTCCGCTCCATCCTGGGAAAGCTGGAATGAAAATAAACTGCTGCACTCAAGGCTCATCGCTTTTGAGAATAATCAGGCACTGGGATGGGCAGCTATATCAAAAGTAAGCAGCCGATGCGTTTATGAAGGTGTTGCTGAAGTAAGCATTTATGTATCCGAAAATCACAGAGGAAAAGGAATCGGAAAAATACTGATGGAACAACTCATCAAAGAAAGTGAAGCCAACGGAATCTGGACTTTGCAGTCCGGAATGTTTCCCGAAAACGAAGCAACGATTGCATTACATAAACTTTTCGGATTCAGGATTGTAGGCTACCGCGAAAAAATAGGAAAGCTGGGAGGTATATGGAAAGATAGCGTGATGATGGAAAGAAGAAGCAAAATTGTAGGAACAGATTAA
- a CDS encoding NHLP leader peptide family RiPP precursor: protein MSTKNEQEALQSIVQKAWKDPVFKQNLMANPKQTIENFLGRSMNIPEGKNIAVVDQSNPATIFINIPAEPDMEDMELNEDQLDIVAGGSGQADPPPVILIISNSNGGLFGGN from the coding sequence ATGAGCACTAAGAATGAACAGGAAGCCCTGCAATCCATCGTACAGAAGGCGTGGAAGGATCCGGTATTTAAACAAAACCTGATGGCCAATCCTAAACAAACCATTGAAAACTTTTTAGGACGCTCCATGAACATTCCTGAAGGTAAAAACATTGCTGTGGTAGACCAATCTAATCCGGCAACAATTTTTATCAATATTCCGGCAGAGCCCGATATGGAAGACATGGAACTTAATGAAGATCAGTTGGATATCGTTGCCGGAGGTTCGGGACAGGCTGATCCGCCACCGGTAATTCTTATTATCAGTAATTCGAATGGCGGTTTGTTTGGTGGGAATTAA